TTCAGTCAGGTTGAGCCCAAAGTATTGTTCACCATCGATGGATATTCGTATAATGGAAAACCTTTCGACAAATCAGAAGCATTAAGCACTTTACAAAAAGGATTACCTACTTTAAAAGAAACCATCATTATCCCTTATCTTAAAGATCAATCAAATAATATTCAACTTAAAGAAAATGAGACTCAGTGGTTTGATGCGATAGGTGATGTAAATGCAAAGCTACAATTCGAAGCTGTTCCTTTTGAGCATCCCATTTGGGTATTGTATTCTTCAGGAACTACAGGCATGCCCAAAGCCATTACGCATTCACATGGTGGTGTTTTATTAGAGCATTTTAAATATCTCACTTTCCATAATGATTGCCGAAAAGGGGAGCGGTTTTTCTGGTACAGCACTACTGGTTGGATGATGTGGAATTTCGTAAATGCAGCTTTGCTTACTGGAGCTACTATTGTTTTGTACGATGGGAGTCCGGCTTTTCCAGATATTAATCGATTGTGGAAATTGGCTGAAGAATGCAAAATTAATCACTTTGGAACCAGTGCAGGTTTTATAATCGCTTGCATGAAAGCGGATATAAATCCGCGGAAGGATTTCGATCTATCCGTATTGCGATCAATTGGTTCTACTGGCTCACCTTTACCTCCCGAAGGTTTCGATTGGATTTACAAATACATAAAGACTGATATTTGGCTTATGTCTATGAGTGGTGGTACGGATGTTTGCAGTGCTTTTGTTGGAGGAAATCCGCTATTGCCAGTTTATGAAGGTGAGTTACAATGTAGAGCTTTGGGTTGCGCCATGCAATCTTTAGATGAAGATGGCAAACCGCTACTAAATGAAGTTGGGGAGATGGTAATTGAAAAACCGATGCCTTCTATGCCTGTGTTTTTTTGGAACGATGAAGGAATGAAACGTTACCAATCTAGCTATTTTGAAATGTTTCCGGGTAAATGGCGACACGGAGATTGGATAAAAATTACAGATAGAAATACAGTGATAATTTACGGTAGGTCTGATGCCACGCTCAATCGTGGTGGCGTAAGAATTGGAACCAGTGAAATTTACAGAGCAGTTGATAAAGTGAGTTCTGTTGCAGATAGTTTAGTTACTTGTATTGAGCTGAAAGGTGGAGAGTATTATATGCCGCTATTTGTAAAGATGAAAGAAGGCATAAAACTAGACGATCAACTGGTGACTGAGCTCAAAAAAACAATTAGAGAAACATGTAGTCCAAGACATGTGCCCGATGAGTTTATTGTGATTGATGAAGTTCCCTATACCATTAGTGGTAAAAAAATGGAAACTCCTGTAAAAAAGATTCTAATGGGTGCATCACCAGAAAAAGTACTCAACAAAGATTCTATGAAGAACCCCCAAGCTGTTCAATTCTTTATTAGTTTTACGCAAAAGCTGAAAGATAAACTAAATTAAAGATTATGTCGCAAGGGACATCGTATGACATTGTCATTATAGGAGGAGGTATT
The window above is part of the Chondrinema litorale genome. Proteins encoded here:
- a CDS encoding acetoacetate--CoA ligase; amino-acid sequence: MNNEQAITIWQPDKSLQQTSGLTKYMLWLAKEKKLQFENYQALWAWSVNHVGDFWESLWEYFEIISHQPYSQVLLSEEMPGTSWFEGATLNYAEHIFRNANTDHPAIIFSSEIHPLKEISWKELETKTAALANYLKEIGVEKGDRVAAFIPNIPEATIAFLATISIGAIWSSCSPDFGTGSVHDRFSQVEPKVLFTIDGYSYNGKPFDKSEALSTLQKGLPTLKETIIIPYLKDQSNNIQLKENETQWFDAIGDVNAKLQFEAVPFEHPIWVLYSSGTTGMPKAITHSHGGVLLEHFKYLTFHNDCRKGERFFWYSTTGWMMWNFVNAALLTGATIVLYDGSPAFPDINRLWKLAEECKINHFGTSAGFIIACMKADINPRKDFDLSVLRSIGSTGSPLPPEGFDWIYKYIKTDIWLMSMSGGTDVCSAFVGGNPLLPVYEGELQCRALGCAMQSLDEDGKPLLNEVGEMVIEKPMPSMPVFFWNDEGMKRYQSSYFEMFPGKWRHGDWIKITDRNTVIIYGRSDATLNRGGVRIGTSEIYRAVDKVSSVADSLVTCIELKGGEYYMPLFVKMKEGIKLDDQLVTELKKTIRETCSPRHVPDEFIVIDEVPYTISGKKMETPVKKILMGASPEKVLNKDSMKNPQAVQFFISFTQKLKDKLN